Proteins encoded within one genomic window of Labrys wisconsinensis:
- a CDS encoding mandelate racemase/muconate lactonizing enzyme family protein, producing the protein MTIETVRLYHLVAPLPEAIGNALVFFQSRETLLVEVVDRSGVSGWGETWALPRAAAAVIETRLAAAVLGEDPLQVGRLWRRMGARAGAEGVSRMAVAALDMALHDLAARLSGVPLSTMLGGAMRDRVPAYASGPFFKPGGNPYRDFEREVALYLQAGFKAVKLRSGFDPRQDAAVVAGIRRLIGEEATLMVDFNQAYRPRAALDAATRMTEARLLWVEEPTTPQDLEGYRMLAGLLQPALAGGETYTEARTFLPFLASGGMDVLQPDIALCGGLSGVAQVAALAEIHDRPVVPHVWGSSVNLYAALHFVAAQPEMRIGASPPMPYLEYDMGPHPLFDALGRPPINPDGTVTVPDQPGLGISPRPSAFEPLVVMARELVV; encoded by the coding sequence ATGACCATCGAGACCGTCAGGCTCTACCATCTCGTCGCGCCGCTGCCGGAGGCGATCGGCAATGCGCTCGTCTTCTTCCAGTCGCGGGAGACGCTGCTCGTCGAGGTCGTCGACCGCTCCGGCGTCTCCGGATGGGGGGAGACCTGGGCGCTGCCGCGAGCGGCGGCTGCCGTCATCGAGACGCGGCTCGCGGCGGCCGTGCTCGGCGAGGATCCGCTGCAGGTCGGCCGCCTCTGGCGCCGGATGGGCGCGCGCGCCGGCGCCGAAGGCGTGTCGCGCATGGCCGTCGCCGCGCTGGACATGGCGCTGCACGACCTCGCGGCGCGCCTGAGCGGCGTTCCGCTGTCGACCATGCTCGGCGGCGCGATGCGCGATCGCGTGCCCGCCTATGCCAGCGGCCCCTTCTTCAAGCCGGGCGGCAACCCCTATCGCGACTTCGAGCGCGAGGTGGCCCTCTATCTCCAGGCGGGCTTCAAGGCGGTCAAGCTGCGCAGCGGCTTCGATCCCCGGCAGGATGCGGCGGTGGTGGCCGGAATCCGCCGGCTGATCGGCGAGGAGGCGACGCTGATGGTCGACTTCAACCAGGCCTACCGCCCGCGCGCGGCGCTCGATGCCGCCACGCGCATGACGGAGGCGCGCCTCCTCTGGGTCGAGGAGCCGACGACGCCGCAGGACCTCGAGGGCTATCGCATGCTGGCGGGTCTGCTGCAGCCGGCGCTGGCGGGCGGTGAGACCTATACCGAGGCGAGGACCTTCCTGCCCTTTCTGGCCTCGGGCGGCATGGATGTGCTGCAGCCGGACATCGCGCTCTGCGGCGGCCTGTCGGGCGTCGCCCAGGTCGCTGCATTGGCCGAGATCCATGATCGACCGGTGGTGCCGCATGTGTGGGGCAGCTCGGTCAATCTCTACGCGGCGCTGCATTTCGTGGCGGCGCAACCCGAGATGCGCATCGGCGCGTCGCCGCCGATGCCCTACCTCGAATATGACATGGGACCGCACCCGCTCTTCGATGCCCTCGGACGCCCACCGATCAACCCGGACGGCACGGTCACCGTCCCGGACCAGCCCGGGCTCGGCATCAGCCCGCGGCCGTCCGCCTTCGAGCCGCTGGTGGTCATGGCGCGCGAGCTGGTCGTCTGA
- a CDS encoding MFS transporter — MEERPDIIAKAAWRILPIIIVAYFAAFLDRVNIGFAALTMNKDLGLSASEFGVGAGIFFLGYIACELPSNLALVRFGARLWIGRILITWGILSGLTALVWNLPSFVIVRLLLGAAEAGFFPGIIFFMTLWFPRQYRARMFAIFNIAVPMSSVIGAPVSGLIVETMAGVWGLAGWQWMFIIEAAPAVVMGFVVLLALPETPRTATFLTPDEREWLSRRLEAERAAQESRGRFSIGKALADPRVLLMCFIAVGLVMGTTGIAIWMPQFVKAFGLSNLQTGFVTAIPAAFMAIAMVVVGRHADRTGERVWHAAGPFLVSAAGFLMAALTASPVLGLIGLTIGAAGIGGASPNIWIFPTTLLTGAAAAAGIAMINSIGSIGGFFGPSIIGWVRDATGGFGGALVFLAVAMAVTAGAILVLGHSMRDLIGPASRPAKAAP; from the coding sequence ATGGAAGAACGACCGGACATCATCGCCAAGGCGGCATGGCGCATCCTGCCGATCATCATCGTGGCCTATTTCGCGGCGTTCCTGGACCGCGTGAACATCGGCTTCGCCGCCCTGACGATGAACAAGGACCTGGGGTTGTCCGCATCCGAGTTCGGGGTCGGCGCCGGCATCTTCTTCCTCGGCTACATCGCCTGCGAATTGCCCAGCAACCTCGCTCTCGTCCGCTTCGGGGCCCGCCTCTGGATCGGCCGGATCCTGATCACCTGGGGCATCCTCTCCGGCCTGACGGCCCTGGTCTGGAACCTGCCGAGCTTCGTCATCGTGCGGCTGCTGCTGGGCGCGGCGGAGGCAGGCTTCTTCCCCGGCATCATCTTCTTCATGACGCTGTGGTTTCCGCGCCAATATCGGGCGCGGATGTTCGCGATCTTCAACATCGCGGTTCCGATGTCGTCCGTCATCGGCGCGCCCGTCTCCGGCCTGATCGTCGAGACCATGGCCGGCGTCTGGGGCCTCGCCGGATGGCAATGGATGTTCATCATCGAGGCCGCGCCCGCGGTCGTCATGGGCTTCGTCGTTCTCCTCGCCCTGCCCGAGACGCCGCGCACGGCGACCTTCCTCACGCCGGACGAGCGCGAATGGCTGTCGCGCCGGCTGGAGGCCGAGCGGGCCGCGCAGGAATCGCGTGGCCGGTTCTCCATCGGCAAGGCGCTCGCCGATCCGCGCGTCCTGCTGATGTGCTTCATCGCCGTGGGCCTGGTGATGGGAACCACGGGGATCGCGATCTGGATGCCGCAATTCGTCAAGGCCTTCGGCCTGAGCAACCTGCAGACCGGCTTCGTCACGGCCATCCCGGCCGCCTTCATGGCCATCGCCATGGTCGTGGTCGGGCGTCATGCCGACCGGACGGGCGAGCGCGTCTGGCACGCCGCCGGGCCGTTCCTGGTGAGCGCGGCGGGCTTCCTCATGGCGGCGCTGACCGCCTCGCCCGTGCTCGGGCTCATCGGCCTGACCATCGGCGCCGCCGGCATCGGCGGAGCCTCGCCGAACATCTGGATCTTCCCGACCACGCTTCTTACCGGGGCCGCCGCGGCCGCCGGCATCGCCATGATCAACTCGATCGGCAGCATCGGCGGCTTCTTCGGACCCTCGATCATCGGCTGGGTGCGCGATGCCACCGGCGGATTCGGCGGCGCCCTGGTCTTCCTGGCGGTCGCGATGGCCGTGACGGCCGGAGCGATCCTGGTGCTCGGCCACAGCATGCGCGATCTCATCGGCCCCGCCTCGCGCCCGGCCAAGGCGGCGCCATGA
- a CDS encoding LysR family transcriptional regulator yields MRPSLAQLEAFFWTVELGSAQRAARHLNIAQPTISLRLKELSDFLGIALLERAGRGVRATPEGRALLPRIATVMAELRGIVGHDPMKQIVGPIRVGLAEGFAVTCLPPLLAALLNDHPGLQPEWAVSTSTTLEAQLLRDALDVAVLLNPIGDERLTLAALGAQPTAWAAPSAWGLRGPLAPQDLWSLPIISNPPPSAMHRQITGWFAAAGLTPSRLSVCSSVAVIAELVAEGIGMSLLPERMVARQIADGSIQLVPTVPPVDDGRLFVAVRSGNEDVKIQAVTAIIRKIVLQIGYLRGR; encoded by the coding sequence ATGCGGCCGTCGCTCGCACAGCTCGAGGCGTTTTTCTGGACGGTCGAGCTCGGCTCGGCCCAGCGCGCGGCCCGCCATCTCAACATCGCGCAACCGACGATCTCGCTGCGGCTGAAGGAGCTCAGCGACTTCCTCGGCATCGCGCTGCTCGAACGGGCCGGCCGGGGGGTACGCGCCACGCCCGAGGGACGCGCCCTCCTGCCACGGATCGCGACCGTCATGGCGGAGCTGCGCGGCATCGTCGGCCATGATCCCATGAAGCAGATCGTCGGCCCGATCCGCGTCGGCCTGGCGGAGGGGTTTGCCGTCACCTGCCTGCCGCCGCTGCTGGCGGCCCTGCTGAACGACCATCCCGGCCTGCAGCCGGAATGGGCCGTATCGACGAGCACGACCCTCGAGGCGCAGCTGCTGCGCGACGCGCTCGACGTCGCGGTGCTGCTCAATCCCATCGGCGACGAGCGCCTGACCCTGGCGGCGCTCGGCGCCCAGCCCACGGCCTGGGCCGCTCCGAGCGCCTGGGGCCTCCGGGGGCCGCTCGCCCCTCAGGATCTCTGGTCGCTGCCGATCATCTCCAACCCGCCGCCCTCGGCCATGCACCGCCAGATCACCGGCTGGTTCGCCGCCGCCGGCCTCACCCCGTCACGGCTGAGCGTGTGCTCGAGCGTCGCCGTCATCGCCGAGCTGGTGGCCGAGGGCATCGGCATGAGCCTCCTGCCCGAGCGCATGGTGGCGCGGCAGATCGCCGACGGCTCGATCCAACTCGTCCCGACTGTCCCGCCGGTCGATGACGGCCGCCTGTTCGTCGCAGTGCGCAGCGGCAACGAGGACGTCAAGATTCAGGCGGTCACGGCCATCATCAGGAAGATCGTGCTGCAGATCGGATATCTCCGGGGCCGGTAG
- a CDS encoding cation diffusion facilitator family transporter, with protein sequence MSLSLKIASASFAVSIVVLLIKYAAYLLTGSVALYSDALESVINVVTAAVAIVAIRIAALPPDKEHPYGHHKAEYLSAVVVGAMIVAAALAIMHEAYLAYLAPKALDAPLLGLAVSSIATAFNAAWSAVLVRQGRKHRSAALVADGKHLLADVVTSLGVVVGVVLVVLTGIHVLDAAIAALVALHVLWSGWEVIRDSASSLMDEAVPADEFATIRAVIAQNTGAALEAHDVRTRHAGKVTFIEFHLVVPSSMTVEAAHDICDRLEAALKKAVAGAVVNIHVEPEYKAKHAGASVASAVS encoded by the coding sequence ATGAGCCTGTCCCTGAAAATCGCCTCGGCCAGCTTTGCGGTCAGCATCGTCGTACTCTTGATAAAGTACGCTGCTTATCTGTTGACTGGCAGCGTCGCGCTCTATTCGGATGCTCTGGAGAGCGTCATCAACGTCGTGACTGCGGCCGTTGCGATCGTGGCGATCCGCATCGCCGCGCTCCCTCCCGATAAAGAGCACCCCTACGGCCATCACAAGGCCGAATACCTCTCCGCGGTGGTGGTGGGCGCGATGATCGTCGCTGCCGCGCTGGCGATCATGCACGAAGCCTATCTCGCCTATCTCGCGCCGAAGGCGCTCGACGCGCCGCTCCTCGGGCTCGCCGTCAGCAGCATCGCGACGGCCTTCAATGCCGCGTGGAGCGCCGTCCTCGTCCGGCAGGGGCGCAAGCATCGCTCGGCTGCCCTGGTCGCCGACGGCAAGCACCTCCTCGCCGACGTCGTCACCTCCCTCGGCGTCGTGGTCGGCGTCGTGCTGGTCGTGCTGACCGGGATCCATGTCCTCGATGCCGCCATCGCCGCCCTCGTTGCCCTGCACGTGCTGTGGAGCGGCTGGGAGGTGATCCGGGACAGCGCCAGCAGCCTGATGGACGAGGCGGTCCCGGCTGATGAATTTGCGACCATCCGGGCGGTCATCGCGCAGAATACCGGCGCGGCGCTCGAAGCGCATGATGTGCGCACTCGGCACGCCGGCAAGGTCACCTTCATCGAGTTCCATCTCGTGGTGCCGAGCTCGATGACCGTGGAGGCCGCGCACGACATTTGCGACCGCTTGGAAGCGGCGCTGAAGAAGGCCGTTGCAGGCGCGGTCGTCAACATCCATGTCGAGCCGGAATACAAGGCCAAGCACGCCGGGGCATCCGTCGCTTCCGCCGTGTCGTGA
- a CDS encoding 2OG-Fe(II) oxygenase, producing MTEPPASAYVHLPRGDPAPWFHQRATGNPNYAFDTTAGRYIVLCFFASSGDARGRAALQAMQAHRNLFDDVFACFFGVTIDPRDESEERVRQSLPGIRHLHDFDMKVSRLYGCVPKDAEPGTAIRARQFWIVLDPTLRVLATFGLDEAGNRDVFAFLKGLPPPARYAGFEVFAPVLVLPDVFEPEFCARLIRLHESEGGRETGFMREVDGKTVHILDPGHKRRRDYTIEDAALIRQTQERIIRRVTPEILKVHCFKVTRMERYIVSCYAAEDGGHFRAHRDNTTKGTAHRRYAVSINLNGDFDGGELGFPEYGPRGYKAPPGGAIVFSGALLHAVSPVTRGRRYAFLPFLYDEEAARIREDNAKFIEGEASRYKAGLVAER from the coding sequence ATGACCGAACCGCCTGCCTCCGCCTATGTCCATCTCCCCCGCGGCGACCCGGCTCCATGGTTCCATCAGCGGGCGACCGGCAATCCGAACTATGCCTTCGACACGACGGCCGGCCGGTACATCGTGCTCTGCTTCTTCGCCTCCTCCGGCGACGCCCGAGGCCGTGCCGCCCTGCAGGCGATGCAGGCCCATCGCAACCTGTTCGACGACGTCTTCGCATGCTTCTTCGGCGTGACGATCGATCCGCGTGACGAAAGCGAAGAGCGGGTGCGGCAGAGCCTGCCCGGCATCCGCCACCTCCACGACTTCGACATGAAGGTGAGCCGCCTCTACGGCTGCGTGCCGAAGGACGCAGAGCCCGGCACGGCCATTCGCGCCCGCCAGTTCTGGATCGTCCTCGACCCCACCTTGCGGGTGCTGGCGACGTTCGGACTGGATGAGGCCGGCAACCGTGACGTCTTCGCGTTCCTGAAGGGCCTGCCGCCGCCGGCACGATATGCCGGCTTCGAGGTCTTCGCGCCCGTGCTCGTTCTTCCGGATGTCTTCGAGCCTGAGTTCTGCGCCAGGCTGATCCGCCTCCACGAGAGCGAAGGCGGCCGCGAAACCGGGTTCATGCGCGAGGTCGACGGCAAGACCGTCCATATCCTGGATCCCGGACACAAGCGCCGCCGGGACTACACGATCGAGGACGCTGCGCTGATCAGGCAGACGCAGGAGCGGATCATCCGACGGGTGACCCCGGAGATCCTGAAGGTCCATTGCTTCAAGGTCACGCGCATGGAGCGCTATATCGTGTCCTGCTATGCGGCGGAGGACGGCGGCCATTTCCGCGCGCATCGCGACAACACGACCAAGGGCACCGCCCACCGGCGCTATGCCGTCTCGATCAATCTCAATGGCGACTTCGACGGCGGCGAGCTCGGCTTCCCGGAATACGGGCCCCGCGGCTACAAGGCCCCGCCGGGCGGCGCCATCGTCTTCTCCGGCGCCTTGCTGCACGCGGTGTCGCCGGTGACGCGCGGGCGGCGCTATGCCTTCCTGCCGTTCCTCTACGACGAGGAGGCCGCGCGCATCCGCGAGGACAATGCGAAGTTCATCGAGGGCGAGGCGTCGCGGTACAAGGCCGGCCTCGTCGCGGAGCGGTGA
- the gnd gene encoding phosphogluconate dehydrogenase (NAD(+)-dependent, decarboxylating) has translation MQLGMIGLGRMGGNIVRRLMQHGHTGVVYDRNPQAVQALAADGAAGVDGLAAMVAKLDKPRAIWVMLPAGAITEGTIRALADLMDKGDVIIDGGNTFWKDDVRRSRELAAKGIDYVDVGTSGGVWGLERGYCMMIGGKKETVDRLDPIFKALAPGLGDVPRTPGREGRDPRAEEGYIHAGPVGAGHFVKMVHNGIEYGLMQAYAEGFDILKSANLEERPEDERFTFDMADISEVWRRGSVITSWLLDLTASALAEDAGLEDYSGYVEDSGEGRWTIQAAIEQAVPAEVLSAALYTRFRSRHEHTYAEKILSAMRKGFGGHVEPKKAEQ, from the coding sequence ATGCAACTGGGAATGATCGGACTCGGGCGGATGGGTGGCAACATCGTCCGCCGCCTGATGCAGCACGGCCATACCGGCGTGGTCTATGATCGCAACCCGCAGGCCGTGCAGGCGCTCGCCGCCGACGGCGCGGCGGGTGTCGACGGCCTCGCCGCCATGGTCGCCAAGCTCGACAAGCCGCGCGCCATCTGGGTGATGCTGCCGGCCGGCGCCATCACCGAAGGCACGATCCGCGCGCTCGCCGACCTCATGGACAAGGGCGACGTGATCATCGACGGCGGCAACACCTTCTGGAAGGACGACGTCCGCCGCTCCCGCGAGCTCGCCGCCAAGGGCATCGACTATGTCGATGTCGGCACCTCGGGCGGCGTCTGGGGCCTGGAACGCGGCTATTGCATGATGATCGGCGGCAAGAAGGAGACGGTCGACCGGCTCGACCCGATCTTCAAGGCGCTGGCGCCGGGCCTCGGCGACGTGCCGCGCACGCCCGGCCGCGAGGGCCGCGACCCGCGCGCCGAGGAGGGCTACATCCATGCCGGCCCGGTGGGCGCCGGGCACTTCGTCAAGATGGTCCACAACGGCATCGAATACGGCCTGATGCAGGCCTATGCCGAGGGCTTCGACATCCTCAAATCGGCCAATCTGGAGGAGCGCCCCGAGGACGAGCGCTTCACCTTCGACATGGCCGACATCTCCGAGGTCTGGCGGCGCGGCAGCGTCATCACCTCCTGGCTGCTCGACCTCACGGCCTCGGCCCTGGCCGAGGACGCGGGCCTCGAGGACTATTCCGGCTATGTGGAGGATTCCGGCGAGGGCCGCTGGACCATTCAGGCGGCGATCGAGCAGGCGGTGCCGGCCGAAGTGCTGTCGGCAGCGCTCTACACGCGCTTCCGCTCGCGCCACGAGCACACCTATGCCGAGAAGATCCTCTCAGCGATGCGCAAGGGCTTCGGCGGCCATGTCGAGCCCAAGAAGGCGGAGCAGTGA
- the zwf gene encoding glucose-6-phosphate dehydrogenase encodes MAGLKNGRARRPDPCSFVIFGANGDLTKRLLVPALYNLAESNLLPEPFAIVGVMRSAISDEAFRQALWDGLKQFATRPVDPAIAEKLFASVSCVEGQTDDPDSYRRLGSHLKQVEVAHRIPGNRLFYLATPPTAFAPITRQLAQAGLTQEGEGSGWRRVIVEKPFGSDLDSAKALNRELLSVLSEDQIFRMDHYLGKETVQNIMIMRFANGLFEPIWNRNFIDHVQITVAETVNVERRGKFYDTTGAMRDMVPNHLSQLLSLIAMEPPAHYDAHAVRSEKAEALAAIDVYDEQAAIANSVRAQYGAGRVRDAEVIAYRQAQDVNPESTTETYAAIKLAIDNWRWAGVPFYLRTGKALARRKTEVAIKFKEAPISMFRDTRLGDAPLGLSQNYLVLNIQPEEGITLHFNAKVPGPTVALAPVGMTFNYKDYFESAPSTGYETLIYDCMIGDAMLFQRADGVEAGWRAVQPFLDAWRAAGHAGVATYAAGSEGPEEADALLARDGRGWRKLG; translated from the coding sequence ATGGCTGGCCTGAAGAACGGCAGGGCTCGCCGGCCCGATCCCTGCAGTTTCGTGATCTTCGGCGCCAACGGCGATCTCACCAAGCGCCTGTTGGTGCCGGCGCTCTACAATCTGGCGGAGTCCAACCTGCTGCCGGAGCCTTTCGCGATCGTCGGCGTGATGCGCTCGGCCATCTCGGACGAGGCCTTCCGGCAGGCGCTGTGGGACGGGCTCAAGCAATTCGCCACCCGGCCGGTCGACCCGGCGATCGCCGAAAAGCTGTTCGCGAGCGTGAGCTGCGTCGAAGGCCAGACCGACGATCCCGACAGCTACCGGCGCCTCGGCAGCCATCTCAAGCAGGTCGAGGTGGCCCACCGCATCCCCGGCAACCGGCTGTTCTATCTCGCCACGCCGCCCACGGCCTTCGCCCCGATCACCCGCCAGCTGGCCCAGGCCGGCCTGACGCAGGAGGGCGAGGGCTCGGGCTGGCGCCGCGTCATCGTCGAGAAGCCGTTCGGCAGCGATCTCGACTCCGCCAAGGCGCTGAACCGCGAGCTGCTCAGCGTCCTCTCCGAGGATCAGATCTTCCGCATGGATCATTATCTGGGCAAGGAGACCGTCCAGAACATCATGATCATGCGGTTCGCCAACGGCCTGTTCGAGCCGATCTGGAACCGCAACTTCATCGACCACGTGCAGATCACCGTGGCCGAGACGGTCAATGTCGAGCGGCGCGGCAAGTTCTACGACACGACCGGCGCGATGCGCGACATGGTGCCGAACCATCTCAGCCAGCTCCTGTCGCTGATCGCCATGGAGCCGCCGGCCCATTACGACGCCCACGCCGTGCGCTCTGAGAAAGCCGAAGCGCTGGCGGCCATCGACGTCTATGACGAGCAGGCGGCGATCGCCAATTCGGTGCGGGCGCAATATGGCGCCGGCCGGGTCAGGGATGCCGAGGTCATCGCCTATCGCCAGGCCCAGGACGTCAATCCGGAGAGCACCACCGAGACCTACGCCGCGATCAAGCTCGCGATCGACAACTGGCGCTGGGCCGGCGTGCCGTTCTACCTGCGCACCGGCAAGGCCCTGGCCCGGCGCAAGACCGAGGTGGCGATCAAGTTCAAGGAGGCGCCGATCTCGATGTTCCGGGACACGCGCCTCGGCGACGCGCCGCTGGGGCTGAGCCAGAACTATCTCGTGCTCAACATCCAGCCGGAAGAGGGCATCACCCTGCACTTCAACGCCAAGGTGCCGGGCCCAACCGTCGCGCTGGCGCCAGTCGGCATGACCTTCAACTACAAGGACTATTTCGAGAGCGCGCCGAGCACCGGCTACGAGACGCTGATCTATGACTGCATGATCGGCGACGCCATGCTGTTCCAGCGCGCCGACGGCGTCGAAGCCGGCTGGCGGGCCGTGCAGCCCTTCCTCGACGCCTGGCGGGCCGCCGGGCATGCGGGCGTGGCGACCTATGCGGCGGGCTCCGAAGGCCCGGAGGAAGCAGACGCCCTGCTGGCCCGCGACGGGCGTGGCTGGCGCAAGCTGGGGTAA
- the pgl gene encoding 6-phosphogluconolactonase, producing MADITTCTDADDLADRAADWLVDAIAATPGRAAICLSGGSTPKRLYQRLARDPWRARLPWPRLHWFFGDERVVPADDPRSNQHMAREALLDQAPVPPDQVHAVPVAGLDPEAAAAAYQAALEHYYGGPALDPQRPLFDVMLLGIGPDGHTASLFPGSPALRETRRWAVAGPPGLEPFVPRVTLTFPALAASRATAFLVSGADKRAILPRVLAGEDLPAARAATVPGVRWFADKAALGEA from the coding sequence ATGGCCGACATCACCACCTGCACCGACGCCGACGACCTCGCCGACCGCGCGGCCGACTGGCTGGTCGATGCGATCGCCGCGACGCCGGGCCGGGCGGCGATCTGCCTTTCCGGCGGCTCGACGCCGAAGCGGCTCTACCAGCGCCTCGCCCGCGATCCCTGGCGTGCCAGGCTGCCCTGGCCGCGCCTGCACTGGTTCTTCGGCGACGAGCGCGTGGTGCCGGCGGACGATCCGCGCAGCAACCAGCACATGGCGCGCGAGGCGCTGCTCGACCAGGCCCCGGTGCCGCCCGACCAGGTGCACGCCGTGCCGGTGGCCGGCCTCGATCCCGAGGCCGCCGCTGCCGCCTACCAGGCGGCGCTGGAGCACTATTACGGCGGCCCCGCGCTCGATCCGCAGCGGCCGCTGTTCGACGTCATGCTGCTCGGCATCGGTCCGGACGGCCATACCGCCTCCCTGTTCCCCGGCTCGCCGGCGCTGCGGGAGACGCGGCGCTGGGCCGTGGCCGGACCGCCCGGGCTCGAGCCCTTCGTGCCGCGCGTCACCCTCACCTTCCCCGCCCTCGCCGCCAGCCGGGCCACCGCCTTCCTGGTCAGCGGCGCCGACAAGCGGGCCATCCTGCCGCGCGTTCTCGCCGGCGAGGACCTGCCGGCGGCCCGCGCCGCCACGGTGCCCGGCGTGCGCTGGTTCGCGGACAAGGCGGCGCTCGGCGAGGCCTGA
- a CDS encoding DUF4864 domain-containing protein, whose product MRIVAAVLIATLAWALPLPGRAQTEADTAAVQGVIRNQLEAFKRDDGAAAYAYAAPNIQRIFPTAEAFMAMVRGVYQPVYRPRQYSFGALESRDGVLVQAVEIVDADGQIWTAVYTLEHEPDGSWKITACHLVRSEGTTA is encoded by the coding sequence ATGCGCATCGTCGCCGCCGTGCTGATCGCCACCCTCGCCTGGGCCCTGCCCCTGCCCGGCCGGGCGCAGACCGAGGCGGACACCGCCGCGGTCCAGGGCGTCATCCGCAACCAGCTCGAAGCCTTCAAGCGGGACGACGGCGCGGCCGCCTATGCCTATGCCGCCCCGAACATCCAGCGGATCTTTCCCACCGCCGAGGCTTTCATGGCCATGGTTCGCGGCGTCTATCAGCCGGTCTACCGGCCGCGGCAATACAGCTTCGGCGCCCTGGAGTCGCGGGATGGGGTCCTCGTCCAGGCCGTCGAGATCGTCGACGCGGACGGACAGATCTGGACGGCGGTCTACACCCTGGAGCACGAGCCGGACGGCAGCTGGAAGATCACCGCGTGCCATCTCGTCCGCAGCGAGGGCACGACGGCCTGA
- the sseA gene encoding 3-mercaptopyruvate sulfurtransferase, with protein MPSHLVSTDWLAARLGDPGLAVVDASWYLPAQNRSGAEEFLAAHIPGAAFFDIDAIADHASGLPHMLPSEAAFAAAAGALGIAETMDIVVYDGAGLFSAPRVWWTFRVFGAPRVFVLDGGFPAWTAEGRPVESGPARRSPAPFTARLDRDAVAGAEAVAAALRTGGATVVDARPADRFAGEAPEPRPGVRGGHMPGARNLPASAVIDRGRLAAPDAVASAFAAAGVDVDQPVITSCGSGVTAAILTLALASIGKPAAALYDGSWTEWGSRADLPVATGKD; from the coding sequence ATGCCCTCCCATCTCGTCTCCACCGACTGGCTCGCCGCGCGGCTCGGCGATCCCGGCCTCGCCGTCGTCGACGCCTCCTGGTACCTGCCGGCCCAGAACCGCAGCGGCGCCGAAGAATTCCTCGCAGCGCATATCCCGGGCGCCGCGTTCTTCGATATCGACGCGATCGCCGACCATGCCTCGGGCCTGCCGCACATGCTGCCCTCCGAGGCGGCCTTCGCCGCGGCTGCCGGGGCGCTCGGCATCGCCGAGACCATGGACATCGTCGTCTATGACGGCGCCGGCCTGTTCTCGGCGCCGCGGGTGTGGTGGACGTTCCGCGTCTTCGGCGCCCCGCGGGTCTTCGTGCTCGACGGCGGCTTTCCCGCCTGGACCGCCGAGGGACGGCCGGTCGAGTCGGGACCGGCGCGCCGGAGCCCAGCCCCCTTCACCGCCCGGCTCGACCGCGACGCCGTGGCCGGCGCCGAGGCGGTGGCGGCGGCCTTGCGGACGGGCGGCGCCACGGTGGTCGACGCCCGGCCGGCGGACCGCTTCGCCGGCGAAGCCCCGGAGCCCCGCCCCGGCGTGCGCGGCGGCCACATGCCGGGCGCGCGCAACCTGCCCGCCTCGGCGGTGATCGACCGGGGCCGCCTCGCCGCGCCGGACGCGGTGGCGAGCGCTTTCGCTGCGGCGGGCGTCGACGTCGATCAGCCGGTCATCACCAGCTGCGGCTCGGGCGTCACGGCCGCCATCCTGACCCTGGCGCTCGCCTCGATCGGCAAGCCGGCGGCAGCGCTCTACGACGGGTCCTGGACCGAATGGGGCTCGCGGGCCGACCTGCCCGTCGCCACAGGCAAGGACTGA